The genomic DNA GGCCGACGCCCGCGCCGGAGGAAACGGCGCCCCGCGACCCGGTCGAGGAGCGGCCGCCCGCCGAGGGCGCGCGCCCGCGACCCGCCGAGCCGCCCGCGCCGAAACCCGAGCCGAAGCGGCTCATGCTCATCGTCTCCGATCGCCTCGTCGGTCCCGCGGGCGGGGTCGCGGTCGGCACCGTCACGCTCCTCGGGGGCGACACCGCCGAGCGCGTCTCCCTCGCCCCCAGCCTCGACGCCGGATGGGCCGCGGACCTGCAGCGCCGCCTCGTGGACGTGCCGCCGCACGGCCGCGTCGACCTCTGGCTCGTCGTCCGCGTTCCGGTCGACGCCGCGCCGAAAGCGACGTCCCCCGGCGTCGTCGTGGCCACGGGCGCAGGCCCGTCGCTCTCGGGCGCGTTCATCGTCGAGGCCGCCGAGCCCGAGGGGGTCTTCGAGGCCGGCGCGACGACCTCGCTCACCCCCCACACGGGCGGCGGCGAGCCCGTGGGCGCCGCAAGCCTCGTCGTGCGCGACGTGGGCCGGGGCTTCGAGCGCGCCTTCGACGACCTCGCCCCCATCCTCCTTGCCGGAGGCACCGGTCTCGTCGCGGGCCTCGGCCTCGTCGCCCTCGCCGCCCGCCGCGAGGCGTGGCGCATCGCGGCCGCGTCGCTCC from Candidatus Thermoplasmatota archaeon includes the following:
- a CDS encoding MarR family transcriptional regulator translates to PTPAPEETAPRDPVEERPPAEGARPRPAEPPAPKPEPKRLMLIVSDRLVGPAGGVAVGTVTLLGGDTAERVSLAPSLDAGWAADLQRRLVDVPPHGRVDLWLVVRVPVDAAPKATSPGVVVATGAGPSLSGAFIVEAAEPEGVFEAGATTSLTPHTGGGEPVGAASLVVRDVGRGFERAFDDLAPILLAGGTGLVAGLGLVALAARREAWRIAAASLLAPLYTRLERPGVLGHPDRARILERVAADPGLHFRGLQRALGLHTGALVYHLRVLERHRLLVSRPDGHLVRYFPATGPRVVAPMLRGLRAEVMHAVVLTPGLTQREVADRVNASKQAVHYHVKALIAQGHLRMDVDGGLAPVRSESQPS